One Fibrobacter sp. UWB16 DNA window includes the following coding sequences:
- a CDS encoding GyrI-like domain-containing protein → MPFDFKKEYKEFYMPKGKPEIVTVPKINYIAVRGKGNPNEEEGEYKKSIELLYGIAYTIKMSKKGDHKIEGYFDYVVPPLEGFWWQENVDGIDYSHKENFQWISVIRLPDFVTKADFEWATEEATRKKKMDFSKVEFLTLEEGLCVQCMHSGSYDDEPATVAAMDKFIADNGYENDISDTRRHHEIYLSDARKVAPEKLKTVIRHPIKKI, encoded by the coding sequence ATGCCTTTTGACTTTAAAAAAGAATATAAAGAATTTTACATGCCGAAAGGCAAACCCGAAATCGTCACTGTTCCGAAGATAAACTACATCGCGGTGCGGGGCAAGGGCAACCCGAATGAAGAAGAGGGCGAATACAAAAAATCCATCGAACTTCTGTACGGCATAGCCTACACCATCAAGATGAGCAAGAAAGGCGACCATAAAATTGAAGGTTACTTTGATTACGTGGTTCCGCCGCTTGAAGGATTCTGGTGGCAAGAAAATGTTGACGGAATCGATTACAGCCACAAGGAAAACTTCCAGTGGATTTCCGTCATTAGACTCCCTGACTTCGTCACCAAAGCCGATTTCGAATGGGCAACTGAAGAAGCGACCCGCAAAAAGAAAATGGACTTTTCGAAAGTGGAATTTTTAACACTTGAAGAAGGGCTTTGCGTGCAATGCATGCATTCCGGCTCATATGACGATGAACCCGCAACTGTTGCCGCAATGGATAAGTTTATTGCCGACAATGGCTACGAAAACGACATCTCGGACACAAGGCGCCACCACGAGATTTACCTTTCTGACGCACGCAAAGTCGCCCCAGAAAAGTTAAAGACAGTCATCCGCCACCCAATTAAAAAGATCTAA
- a CDS encoding zinc ribbon domain-containing protein: MELKFCQSCGMPLTPEILGTNADGSKNDEYCIYCYKDGAFTGDFNMEQMVEFCSQFVDEFNKNTGKSLSREEYKAELRKYFPTLKRWRLPADQLPHATSPMKQKFIEEVNALGIKDMPTIDNLLVLQGSFINQEYKINGNSVKLLDDNASYWGNQVEKQNAEGRCYGIACDEHYILVSEYGKNGADAEIVVFKKR, from the coding sequence ATGGAATTAAAATTTTGTCAGAGCTGCGGAATGCCGCTCACACCAGAAATCCTCGGCACAAACGCCGACGGCAGCAAGAACGATGAATACTGCATTTACTGCTACAAAGATGGAGCGTTCACCGGCGACTTCAACATGGAACAGATGGTAGAATTCTGCTCGCAGTTCGTCGATGAATTCAACAAGAACACCGGCAAGAGCCTCTCCCGCGAAGAATATAAGGCGGAGCTTCGCAAGTATTTCCCGACACTCAAGCGCTGGCGCCTCCCGGCAGATCAACTGCCGCATGCCACATCGCCCATGAAGCAGAAGTTCATTGAAGAAGTCAACGCGCTCGGTATCAAGGATATGCCGACCATCGACAATCTCTTAGTTCTGCAGGGCTCGTTCATCAATCAGGAATACAAGATCAACGGCAATAGCGTCAAGCTTTTAGACGACAACGCAAGCTACTGGGGCAACCAGGTCGAAAAGCAAAACGCCGAAGGCCGTTGCTACGGAATCGCTTGCGACGAACATTACATTCTCGTGAGCGAATACGGCAAGAACGGAGCCGATGCCGAAATCGTCGTATTCAAGAAGAGGTAA
- a CDS encoding sigma-54-dependent Fis family transcriptional regulator → MKSESMLATEKMLDVVKTLLDEEQPEALFPKILEVAKGVLHADAAVLDIGGEEPLHFSNPEKVSISISAVRLAKNEKRAVVWNQLDDESADLSKSIVQNQLTSIMVSPFRTPESEAGYLYLQRAARKEPFTEEDSALFDSFVAVCEKFAFAAYDRLRDKESLDTLKNVVRKDGIVYSSKAMVDVIAMADKLSPLPLPVIIRGETGTGKEVMARYIHKHSPRAEKPFIAVNCGAIPEHLMESLMFGHAKGSFTGAIENKKGFFEEADGGTIFLDEIGELPLNMQVKLLRVLQEKHITRVGDNREIPVNVRVISATHVDLEEAVREKRFREDLYFRIQVLPLELPPLRDRGQDVVLLAENFIQRYGAEYGRGKFHLSRNAEKALLGYHWPGNVRELENRVQKGLVQAVHGVIQPKDLGLDDMQGQAKESPRTLKEAREAVEREVISRALKDTNANLTLASTILGIDRKVLREIMERLGLKKEDFKV, encoded by the coding sequence ATGAAATCGGAATCCATGCTCGCTACAGAAAAGATGCTTGATGTGGTCAAGACTCTTTTAGATGAGGAACAGCCGGAGGCTCTTTTCCCGAAAATTCTCGAAGTGGCTAAAGGCGTTTTGCATGCCGATGCCGCTGTGTTGGATATTGGTGGCGAAGAACCGCTCCATTTCTCGAATCCGGAAAAGGTCTCGATTTCGATTTCGGCGGTTCGACTTGCGAAAAACGAAAAGCGTGCTGTGGTTTGGAACCAGCTCGATGACGAGTCGGCGGATTTGTCCAAGTCGATTGTGCAAAACCAGCTCACGAGCATTATGGTGTCGCCATTTAGAACGCCGGAATCCGAGGCTGGTTATCTCTATTTGCAGCGTGCCGCCCGCAAGGAACCGTTCACGGAAGAAGACAGCGCGCTGTTCGATTCGTTTGTGGCGGTCTGTGAAAAGTTTGCGTTTGCCGCTTACGACCGTTTGCGCGACAAGGAATCGCTCGATACGCTTAAGAATGTTGTCCGCAAGGATGGGATTGTCTATTCTTCGAAGGCGATGGTCGATGTGATTGCGATGGCCGACAAGCTTTCTCCGCTCCCGCTCCCGGTGATTATCCGTGGCGAGACGGGTACAGGCAAGGAAGTGATGGCGCGTTACATCCACAAGCATAGCCCGCGTGCCGAAAAGCCGTTCATTGCGGTGAACTGCGGCGCTATTCCGGAACACTTGATGGAATCGCTCATGTTCGGGCATGCCAAGGGTTCGTTCACGGGTGCGATTGAAAACAAGAAGGGCTTTTTTGAAGAAGCCGATGGCGGTACGATTTTCCTCGATGAAATCGGCGAGCTCCCGCTCAACATGCAGGTGAAGCTTTTGCGCGTGTTGCAAGAAAAGCACATCACGCGTGTGGGCGACAACCGTGAAATTCCTGTGAACGTGCGCGTGATTAGTGCAACTCATGTGGACTTGGAAGAGGCTGTACGCGAAAAGCGTTTCCGCGAAGACTTGTATTTCCGCATTCAGGTGTTGCCTCTTGAACTCCCGCCACTGCGCGATCGCGGTCAGGACGTGGTGCTCTTGGCGGAGAATTTTATCCAGCGCTATGGTGCAGAATATGGCCGTGGAAAATTCCACCTCAGCCGTAACGCCGAAAAGGCGCTGCTCGGTTACCACTGGCCGGGCAATGTGCGAGAACTCGAAAACCGCGTGCAGAAAGGTTTGGTGCAGGCCGTGCATGGCGTAATCCAGCCTAAAGATTTAGGACTTGATGACATGCAGGGGCAGGCGAAGGAATCGCCGCGCACGCTCAAGGAAGCCCGCGAAGCGGTCGAACGCGAAGTCATCTCTCGCGCACTCAAGGACACGAATGCAAACCTCACGCTCGCTTCTACGATTCTTGGTATTGACCGCAAGGTGCTCCGTGAAATCATGGAACGCCTGGGCTTGAAAAAAGAAGACTTTAAGGTATAG
- a CDS encoding protein kinase has translation MKKSGTSLLDSVKGAALLHRGGEASIYLLNVGGAPYVLKWYNDGFSFDESVVERACKVREPGLYRIEEWGNRDGTPYLIYDYIDGESSETLGRMMVPVALVALRQVARTLAALHKQGVSHGDLSPANVIFAVGGEGHGNTDLGLHTVLIDCGIVGPGALAYAAPERFQGKPADEKSDLFSLGLLLYRWIAGEDLITADGYEQFAEQMANVQDLNILEKLYATGAFDSPEGAQQLSALEPLWSGLLCADISDRVEDFDELDEILEIALDKVSHGEIALAGCVTQYIQTLKVSECNLNVGRKVPETLEKGLPFVICKKNNWLKWTVLGVSGLILLLIVLLLTSGTMSFGIDATGDRLLKRSRNIEPSVESEKAPNLKVDSLLMELPVPSAE, from the coding sequence ATGAAAAAATCTGGAACATCGTTACTGGACTCCGTGAAGGGAGCCGCCTTGCTGCATCGTGGTGGCGAAGCCTCGATTTACCTGTTGAACGTGGGCGGCGCTCCGTATGTGCTCAAGTGGTATAATGACGGATTCTCGTTTGACGAAAGCGTTGTGGAACGTGCCTGCAAGGTGCGTGAGCCGGGGCTCTACCGCATTGAAGAATGGGGTAATCGTGATGGAACTCCCTACCTGATTTATGATTATATAGATGGCGAATCTTCGGAAACGCTTGGACGGATGATGGTGCCGGTGGCGCTTGTGGCGCTGAGGCAAGTGGCGCGGACGCTTGCGGCGTTGCACAAACAGGGCGTGTCGCATGGCGACTTGAGCCCTGCTAACGTGATCTTTGCAGTGGGTGGCGAGGGTCACGGAAACACAGATTTGGGACTGCACACTGTGTTGATTGATTGCGGCATTGTAGGGCCGGGTGCGCTTGCTTATGCGGCTCCGGAGCGCTTTCAGGGCAAGCCTGCCGATGAAAAGAGCGACTTGTTCAGCCTTGGGCTTTTGCTATACCGCTGGATTGCGGGCGAGGACCTGATTACTGCTGATGGCTATGAGCAGTTTGCCGAGCAGATGGCGAATGTGCAGGATTTGAATATCTTGGAAAAGCTTTATGCGACGGGCGCCTTTGATTCGCCCGAAGGTGCGCAACAGCTTTCGGCGCTGGAGCCGCTTTGGTCAGGGCTTCTCTGTGCGGACATCTCGGACCGCGTCGAAGACTTTGACGAGCTTGATGAAATCTTGGAAATTGCACTTGATAAAGTGTCGCATGGGGAAATTGCGCTCGCGGGTTGCGTTACCCAATATATCCAAACCCTAAAAGTCTCGGAATGCAACCTGAATGTGGGGCGAAAAGTTCCAGAGACCCTCGAAAAGGGCCTTCCGTTTGTCATCTGTAAGAAAAATAATTGGCTAAAATGGACTGTTTTGGGCGTTTCGGGACTTATATTACTCTTGATAGTGCTGTTGCTTACGAGTGGAACAATGAGTTTCGGTATCGATGCGACAGGGGACCGGCTGTTAAAGCGGTCGAGGAACATTGAGCCGTCTGTAGAAAGCGAGAAAGCCCCGAATTTGAAGGTGGATAGCTTGCTCATGGAGCTCCCGGTGCCCTCAGCCGAATAG